The segment TCGTTGACGCGGGTGCGGACATTAAAGGGAGGTGGCGCAATATCAATGGTTTGTCCGTCGGGGGTACGTCGCACAATTACAGTCCGTCCAGCTTCCGCAGGTCGCCCCTCAATCCAGTACACATCTTCGCCATCTATGGCAATTTGCCCCAATCCTATCGTTTCCGAAACCATCAAGTCTGAGGTGATGGGAGATTTCCAAGAACCATAGGGTTTTACTTGCTGCGTCATGTTTTTGTCAGTTGTTTATTGTCAGGCTAATAACTATCTTGGAGGAAATTGCTGCTCATTCACAATGACAAATTCACCAGAAACCAAACCATAGGAGCGAACTTGGTCAAGAATTTTTAATAATTCTTTGGAATTGGTATTGGTGGAAATTTTCTGACGCGATCGCTTAGTCAAATCAACTACCTCAATTGGCCCCGGTTCGCTGGTATTCTCGCAGGCAAAAACTACTTCTGAAGAAGAAATAAATCCTAAATAGGAATTACTTTCAAATCCGTTGCAATTAGAAAATGCTAAAACACTATAATTGTTGAGCGTATCCAATATTATATGATTAACCCATGATTTATTTAAACCATCAAAAACATCTAGCCGTACAATCAAATATCTGTTATCAGGTGAAAAAGAAATAGGATTAGCTACAACATAGTAATTTTGCAATCTTTCTGATATTCCCAAAGCCGCAGCCAGCTTTATTTGAACTGAACCATCGGCGTTTTGAATTACTAATTCTTCGGCAATCTTTTCGGCAATATTGGAATTACATTTTATTAAAAACTCATTGGTGTTGCGGCTTCTGTACTGACCCACCCTCCTCAAAACCATATTAATATAAACTGATTTCAGACTATCGGGTGATGTTAAAATTTGGGATTGATACTTTAGCTGCGTGGAACCCTGACAGTTACCGTTTAATCTGCTAATGGTTTGCTGACTCAATTCCGCAAAAGATTGATTATCTTGAGCAGAAGCTTTATTTATACTGAAAAAAACACTCGTAACGATGGCACAATAAATTAATAATGTTTTTATTGATAAGCCGATTCTATTTGATTTGGGAAAGCTATTTTTTTTGAAGAACCGCCCAAACGCAGAGGAAAAGAGAAGAAAGAGGTTCATAAATAAATTTTAATTGCTATATTATTACTACCGATTCCCTACGATATTGGCTCAAAAACCATCTGGGAAATTAGCAGATAGCCAGCATCTGTTGCCCCTAAACAACCAATGCCTAAAAAGCGTCCATCTTCATCATTAACCCGCAGTGGTTTGCCATCCCCAATAGGCGCATCTGGAGGAAAAACCCGTTGCCCTTGGCACCATGCTTTAGCGTCTTTTGCTGATAAGGTGAGGGTGGAAAGATGGGACAGCGCTGCTACTGCTGGAATCGGTTTAAAGGTTTCTAATTTTAGCTGTGCTTCTAATTCTTCAAAAGTTAGGCTATCTGTTAGATTGAAGCCGCTACTGGAAGTGCGAGTCAAAGCGGCAAGGGTACCGCCGATGTTGAGAGATGTTCCTAAATCGCGAGCGATCGCTCTAATATAGGTTCCAGCACCACACGCGATCGCTACATCCAATTCTGGAAAATCGCCTTCTCGCCATTCCAAAATTTCTATCTTGTAAACTTCAACTTGTCGCGCTGGAACATCTATTATTTCCCCCGTCCTTGCCAAATCGTAAAGTCGTTTTCCATCAATTTGAATCGCACTATAACTGGGTGGTATTTGTTGAATCTTTCCCACAAATTGCCCAAGGGCTGCTTTCACCTGTTCTACGGTTAATTCCTGTACAGGTTCAGCGCTAATAATTTCCCCTTCCAAATCATCAGTTGTCGTCCTCACGCCCAGCCGAATCGTTCCCCAATAAGCCTTATCTGTCCGCAAATATTGCAACAGTCGCGTCGCCTTTCCCAGCGCAATTGGTAAAACACCCGTAGCAGCAGGATCTAAAGTTCCCCCATGTCCCACCCGCTTGAGGCGCAAAAGTTTTCGCACCTTAGCAACGCAATCGTGAGAGGTAAATTCAGTTGGTTTGTTTAAATTTAAAAAACCTTGCACAAAATAATCCTATAAAAGTAAAGTACGCGGCGATTAGAAATTGCGATTAGACAAACGAAGTCTGCGTAGGCGGACTTTATAACCCGCACAAGCGGGTTTTGTCTGTATAGCCGCGTGACTCCATACGCTAGACAATTTATAAATTCTAAGGTGTTGCCTGTGGAGTTGGAGAAACCCTATTTTCTGTTCTCTGTCGCCTGTTAGTTCTCATATTCAACTGTTCTGCCGTCAGCGATTGAAGCAGACTCAAAGGCAACACTTCTTGACTAATAGATTGAGCATATTGAGCATTCAGGTAACGCTGATAATCTGGCTCTCCAGCAACGTATGTTTTAAAAAAGGCAAGGCTCAATAGTTTCATATAGTCAAAAGCTATTTTCGGATCTGGCCCAATAACTGATACCGGAATCGGGATCACACCACCACTGGCAACTGATTCTGCCATAGTAGAAAAGTGGGTTCCTTCTTTGAGCAGAACCAGATACTTGTCTGGTGTAGTGAGCCAAGTAAAGGGAAGAATCTGTTCTGCTAAGGGTGGAGTGACAGTATCATTGCTGCTGGCAACGAACATCACCGGAACTTTGATATCAGCAAGCTCAGATTTTCCAAAGATGGTGCTAGTAACAGGGTTAATAGCGATCGCAGCTTTCACTCGCCCGTCCTGCAAATTATAATCAACTGGCGGCAGCTTGATTGCCCGACACTGAAGCAACAGCGACAGATTCAAAGTCTCATTCAATACCGGACAATCTTTTTGCAGTTGCTCAAAATTAATTTCTGCCCCAGCCAGCGCCAAAGCCGTGTAACCTCCAAAAGACTGACCGATAACGCCGACCTGTTGCAAATTGATTCGCCCTTGATACGTTGCTCCCAGTTGATCCAGCAAATACTTTACATCCAGAGGTCGGTCAACCGCCTCAGAAGGAGGGCCCGCCTCATTAGCCAGCCCGCTAAATAACTCTCGCACTCGTTCAGCATTACTACCTGGATGCTCCGGTACAGCAACCGCAAAGCCATAGGATGCCAAGTGTTCAGCTAAATAAGCAAACGAAGCGCGGTCATTTCCCAATCCGTGGGAAATCACAATTACGGGTGCTGAACGTCCGCTCAGTTGGGGTAAGTAAACATCAACCGCGTAAGCGCGAGAGCGGCTAAAGTCATTAAGAAGCAGTGTTTGCTTTTCCCATTTCAAAGGGCCTTGTTGTTGCAAATCCTGCCCTTGGCTGGAATTTAAGGATGTCGCCGTTGGTAACGGCGCAGATATCCTCTCATCTGATGGTGTAGTTGATGCTTCAGCGATCGCTTGCTGTTCCACCGATGCGATCGCTACCTGCGTTTCCCGAATCGCATTTGTCAAATCGCCAAGAATCTCAAAGCCACGCTCTGAATTGATCCGAACCGCGTAAGTCGGAAAATTCCGCAGCACATTCAGCAGCGTCAAGCCTTCCGGATCGGCCGCAGCTTGAATCAAAGCCGCTCGAATCGCATAAAAACCCGGTTGAAAAGCTTTCGTTTGGATAACCTCGCCCACCCGTCGCAGTATCACTTCTCCCTGCGGCGTGTAGAGAAATTGTGCCACAGCTACAGGACTCACATCAGCGCGAGTTAGCAAAATATTTCGTAACTGCGCCAGCTGTTCGGGCTTTATATACCTAGCATAAAAAGCTAAATCATCATTAATTTTGCCTTCCCTGGCATACACTTCCAAAGCCGAAACTGGCAGAGTCAACTGCAAAGGGCCTAAGGAAATAAATATTTGCTCAGCTCCCAACACGCGGCTAGGCATCGCCGCAATTATTGCAGGTATTGCTAACGCTAAAGATAAAATAAACTTTCTCGTTCCCAGGCTCTGCTTGGGAATGCCAACCGGGAGACTCCGCCTCGCCTCAAATCGAGGCTGAAACTGCCCTCCCCTGCAAGGCGAGAGTCCTACCAAGGACTGTCCCGGCTTAAGTGGATAGCCGTCCCTAAAATTCCTCATCAAAAGGCTCAACCCCGTGCCATCCTTCATCTGTCCCCCGCTTTTGCAATCTTTGACAACGTTTAACATATAATCTAGCCGCTTTATCTTGGTTATTTTGCTGTAAAACATTACTAAAAACTTGCTCAGCTTCAGCAAACTTTTTACTGTAATAAAGATGAATGCCAAATTCAAAATGGCTTCTAGTTCCGCTTTTTACCTCTCTTATTTCCGCAGAATTACTATCAAAAACCTCAAAAACTGGCGATAAATCTTTGCGCCCTTTAATATTAACCCTATCTAAAAACCTATAATTATATTTTGTGGGATCTTCCAAACCAAGCAAAGTCTTTTCACTAATAATGATAGAAGCTCCGTAAACTTTGGTCAAATCTTCTAGGCGAGAAGCCAGATTCACCGCATCGGAAATCACCGTTCCTTCCATACGCTGTTCATCCCCAATCGTACCCAGCATCAAAGTACCGCTATGGATGCC is part of the Funiculus sociatus GB2-C1 genome and harbors:
- a CDS encoding alpha/beta hydrolase encodes the protein MLNVVKDCKSGGQMKDGTGLSLLMRNFRDGYPLKPGQSLVGLSPCRGGQFQPRFEARRSLPVGIPKQSLGTRKFILSLALAIPAIIAAMPSRVLGAEQIFISLGPLQLTLPVSALEVYAREGKINDDLAFYARYIKPEQLAQLRNILLTRADVSPVAVAQFLYTPQGEVILRRVGEVIQTKAFQPGFYAIRAALIQAAADPEGLTLLNVLRNFPTYAVRINSERGFEILGDLTNAIRETQVAIASVEQQAIAEASTTPSDERISAPLPTATSLNSSQGQDLQQQGPLKWEKQTLLLNDFSRSRAYAVDVYLPQLSGRSAPVIVISHGLGNDRASFAYLAEHLASYGFAVAVPEHPGSNAERVRELFSGLANEAGPPSEAVDRPLDVKYLLDQLGATYQGRINLQQVGVIGQSFGGYTALALAGAEINFEQLQKDCPVLNETLNLSLLLQCRAIKLPPVDYNLQDGRVKAAIAINPVTSTIFGKSELADIKVPVMFVASSNDTVTPPLAEQILPFTWLTTPDKYLVLLKEGTHFSTMAESVASGGVIPIPVSVIGPDPKIAFDYMKLLSLAFFKTYVAGEPDYQRYLNAQYAQSISQEVLPLSLLQSLTAEQLNMRTNRRQRTENRVSPTPQATP
- the truB gene encoding tRNA pseudouridine(55) synthase TruB; the encoded protein is MQGFLNLNKPTEFTSHDCVAKVRKLLRLKRVGHGGTLDPAATGVLPIALGKATRLLQYLRTDKAYWGTIRLGVRTTTDDLEGEIISAEPVQELTVEQVKAALGQFVGKIQQIPPSYSAIQIDGKRLYDLARTGEIIDVPARQVEVYKIEILEWREGDFPELDVAIACGAGTYIRAIARDLGTSLNIGGTLAALTRTSSSGFNLTDSLTFEELEAQLKLETFKPIPAVAALSHLSTLTLSAKDAKAWCQGQRVFPPDAPIGDGKPLRVNDEDGRFLGIGCLGATDAGYLLISQMVFEPIS